Genomic DNA from Candidatus Angelobacter sp.:
TTCCGGCGACGCGCTGGTAGGCAAGCAAAGTTTCACGCGGTATCCCAGCGCCGCGCCGACCATTGCATACGCGATTCCCGTGTTTCCGCTGGTCGCGTCCAAAATTATTTTTCCAGCGCGCAAAGCACCGCTGCGCTCGCCCTCGCGAATCATCGAATAGGCGGCGCGATCTTTTACTGAGCCGCCGGGATTGAACCACTCCGCCTTGGCGCAGATCGC
This window encodes:
- a CDS encoding pyridoxal-phosphate dependent enzyme produces the protein MTAANKPLVSTDRPRTAVGQQLIDRIGNTPLIKLMRTGTEFPNVAICAKAEWFNPGGSVKDRAAYSMIREGERSGALRAGKIILDATSGNTGIAYAMVGAALGYRVKLCLPTSASPE